The following coding sequences lie in one Micromonospora sp. R77 genomic window:
- a CDS encoding lytic transglycosylase domain-containing protein, translating to MGVFTRRVGVAVVAALLLAGGITGCGGEERTPREVAAPVAPPTEEAVAAPVDEPTEEPAGVAAMGAAPSTKPSASARPTAKPKPRPKPSRTSTAPLTTPKAPTETRVPPPPPKPAPSGCQPTHRGTKASRSQVKAALGDAAAKTYWPTSAPDIAIPLPLMKATAWQESGWQSDIVACDGGIGLMQVMPATADWMNQRFGESYDIDDYRDNAYLGANYLAWLTKYIGDMYFESDYRLDASLCTAELNSCLLNAVISAFNYGHAAVAREGEPLAIPNPQYVRNVRALMTECVCLDY from the coding sequence ATGGGTGTGTTCACGAGACGGGTGGGTGTCGCGGTCGTCGCCGCCCTGCTGCTGGCCGGGGGGATCACCGGGTGCGGCGGCGAGGAGCGGACGCCCCGGGAGGTGGCCGCGCCGGTCGCGCCGCCCACCGAGGAGGCCGTCGCGGCGCCCGTCGACGAGCCGACCGAGGAACCGGCGGGGGTGGCGGCGATGGGTGCCGCGCCGAGCACGAAGCCCAGCGCCTCCGCCAGGCCGACGGCGAAGCCGAAGCCCCGGCCGAAGCCCAGCCGGACCTCGACGGCGCCGCTGACCACCCCGAAGGCGCCCACCGAGACCCGGGTGCCGCCGCCCCCGCCGAAGCCGGCGCCCAGTGGGTGCCAGCCGACCCACCGGGGCACCAAGGCGAGCCGCAGCCAGGTGAAGGCGGCGCTGGGCGACGCGGCGGCGAAGACGTACTGGCCGACCTCCGCGCCGGACATCGCGATCCCGCTGCCCCTGATGAAGGCGACCGCCTGGCAGGAGAGCGGCTGGCAGTCCGACATCGTCGCCTGCGACGGCGGGATCGGGCTGATGCAGGTGATGCCGGCCACCGCCGACTGGATGAACCAGCGCTTCGGCGAGTCGTACGACATCGACGACTACCGGGACAACGCCTACCTGGGCGCCAACTACCTGGCCTGGCTGACCAAGTACATCGGCGACATGTACTTCGAGTCCGACTACCGGCTGGACGCCTCGCTGTGCACCGCCGAGCTGAACTCCTGCCTGCTCAACGCGGTCATCTCCGCCTTCAACTACGGGCACGCCGCGGTGGCCCGGGAGGGCGAGCCGCTGGCGATCCCCAACCCGCAGTACGTGCGCAACGTGCGGGCGCTGATGACCGAGTGCGTCTGCCTGGACTACTGA
- the typA gene encoding translational GTPase TypA — MQLRTDLRNVAIIAHVDHGKTTLVDAMLRQAGAYGARGETTERVMDSMDLEREKGITILAKNTGVRYLPADGSDPVTINIIDTPGHADFGGEVERGLTMVDGVVLLVDASEGPLPQTRFVLRKALKARMPIILVINKVDRPDARIKEVVDDTYELFLDLDADEEQIDFPIVYACARDGIASLTQPADGAVPDDSTSLEPLFRTLLDTIPPPAYEDGASLQAHVTNLDASPFLGRLALCRVRQGTIRKGETVAWCRTDGSTQRVRISELLMTEGLERKPADSAGPGDIIAVAGIPEIMIGETLADAENPIPLPLITVDEPAISMTIGTNTSPLVGRVKGAKVTARMVKDRLDKELIGNVSLRVLPTERPDAWEVQGRGELALAILVEQMRRESYELTVGKPQVVTREIDGKTCEPVERLTIDAPEEYLGAITQLLATRKGRMEQLVNHGTGWIRMEWLVPARGLIGFRTEFLTDTRGTGILHHVFESYEPWFGELRTRNNGSLVADRSGVVTPFAMINLQERGQLFVEPTTEVYEGMIVGENSRSDDMDVNITKEKKLTNMRASTSDETEKLIPPRKLSLEQALEFCREDECVEVTPTAVRIRKVVLDQTQRGRMAARRKHAG, encoded by the coding sequence ATGCAGCTTCGCACCGACCTCCGCAACGTCGCCATCATCGCCCACGTCGACCACGGCAAGACGACCCTGGTCGACGCCATGTTGCGGCAGGCCGGCGCCTACGGCGCCCGTGGTGAGACCACCGAGCGGGTCATGGACTCGATGGACCTCGAGCGGGAAAAGGGCATCACCATCCTGGCCAAGAACACCGGCGTGCGGTACCTGCCGGCGGACGGGTCCGACCCGGTCACCATCAACATCATCGACACCCCCGGCCACGCCGACTTCGGCGGCGAGGTCGAGCGGGGCCTGACCATGGTCGACGGCGTGGTGCTGCTGGTCGACGCCAGTGAGGGCCCGCTGCCGCAGACCCGCTTCGTGCTGCGCAAGGCGCTCAAGGCCCGGATGCCGATCATCCTCGTGATCAACAAGGTGGACCGCCCGGACGCCCGGATCAAGGAGGTCGTGGACGACACCTACGAGCTCTTCCTCGACCTGGACGCCGACGAGGAGCAGATCGACTTCCCGATCGTCTACGCCTGCGCCCGCGACGGCATCGCCTCGCTGACCCAGCCCGCCGACGGCGCCGTGCCGGACGACAGCACCTCCCTGGAGCCGCTGTTCCGCACCCTGCTCGACACCATCCCGCCGCCCGCGTACGAGGACGGCGCGTCGCTGCAGGCGCACGTCACCAACCTCGACGCGTCGCCGTTCCTCGGCCGGCTCGCGCTGTGCCGGGTCCGGCAGGGCACCATCCGCAAGGGTGAGACCGTCGCCTGGTGCCGCACCGACGGCAGCACCCAGCGGGTCCGCATCTCGGAGCTGCTGATGACCGAGGGGCTGGAGCGCAAGCCGGCCGACTCGGCGGGCCCGGGCGACATCATCGCGGTCGCCGGCATCCCGGAGATCATGATCGGCGAGACCCTGGCGGACGCGGAGAACCCGATCCCGCTGCCGCTGATCACCGTCGACGAGCCGGCCATCTCGATGACCATCGGCACCAACACCTCGCCGCTGGTCGGCCGGGTCAAGGGCGCCAAGGTCACCGCCCGGATGGTGAAGGACCGGCTCGACAAGGAGCTGATCGGCAACGTGTCGCTGCGCGTGCTGCCGACCGAACGGCCGGACGCCTGGGAGGTGCAGGGCCGTGGCGAGCTGGCCCTGGCCATCCTGGTCGAGCAGATGCGGCGCGAGTCGTACGAGCTGACCGTCGGCAAGCCGCAGGTGGTCACCCGGGAGATCGACGGCAAGACCTGCGAGCCGGTCGAGCGGCTGACCATCGACGCCCCGGAGGAGTACCTGGGCGCGATCACCCAGCTCCTCGCGACCCGCAAGGGCCGGATGGAGCAGCTGGTCAACCACGGCACCGGCTGGATCCGGATGGAGTGGCTGGTGCCCGCCCGGGGCCTGATCGGCTTCCGGACCGAGTTCCTCACCGACACCCGGGGCACCGGCATCCTGCACCACGTCTTCGAGTCGTACGAGCCGTGGTTCGGTGAGCTGCGGACCCGGAACAACGGCTCGCTGGTCGCCGACCGGTCCGGTGTGGTCACCCCGTTCGCCATGATCAACCTGCAGGAGCGCGGCCAGCTCTTCGTCGAGCCCACCACCGAGGTGTACGAGGGCATGATCGTCGGGGAGAACTCCCGCTCCGACGACATGGACGTCAACATCACCAAGGAGAAGAAGCTCACCAACATGCGGGCCTCGACCTCGGACGAGACCGAGAAGCTGATCCCGCCGCGCAAGCTGTCGCTGGAGCAGGCCCTCGAGTTCTGCCGCGAGGACGAGTGCGTCGAGGTGACCCCGACCGCGGTCCGCATCCGCAAGGTGGTGCTGGACCAGACCCAGCGCGGCCGGATGGCGGCCCGCCGCAAGCACGCCGGCTGA
- a CDS encoding serine hydrolase, with amino-acid sequence MSWVDLDAHLDRVPGTVSAYVARLGAAPTWTRRPDATHYAASTMKLAVLVALHRAAEAGTLDLDAPVAVRNAFDSALPGAPEFTCARHYDNDEAVWARVGGTAPLRWLAERMIIRSSNLATNIVIGRVGLPAVAQAWALGGARHSVTGRGIEDFAAREAGITNLVTAADLAALLDALARGVDRPGPLASPAGCAAMRDVLLAQEHREDLASGLPEGTPIAHKNGWVRGVRHGAGVVYPPDAPPYVIVVCTTTDLADGGPDGEQVEDDACRLIADISAQVWAARHDLTA; translated from the coding sequence ATGAGCTGGGTTGATCTCGACGCACACCTGGACCGGGTGCCGGGCACCGTCTCCGCGTACGTGGCGCGGCTCGGCGCGGCACCGACCTGGACCCGCCGGCCCGACGCCACCCACTACGCGGCGAGCACCATGAAGCTCGCCGTGCTGGTGGCCCTGCACCGGGCCGCCGAGGCCGGCACCCTCGACCTGGACGCCCCGGTCGCGGTGCGCAACGCGTTCGACTCGGCGCTGCCCGGCGCGCCCGAGTTCACCTGCGCCCGGCACTACGACAACGACGAGGCGGTCTGGGCACGGGTCGGCGGGACCGCGCCGCTGCGTTGGCTCGCCGAACGGATGATCATTCGCTCCAGCAACCTGGCCACCAACATCGTCATCGGCCGGGTCGGGCTACCCGCCGTGGCGCAGGCGTGGGCGCTGGGCGGCGCCCGGCACAGCGTGACCGGCCGGGGCATCGAGGACTTCGCCGCCCGGGAGGCCGGCATCACCAACCTGGTCACCGCCGCCGACCTGGCCGCCCTGCTCGACGCCCTGGCCCGCGGGGTCGACCGGCCCGGCCCGCTGGCCTCGCCGGCCGGTTGCGCCGCGATGCGGGACGTCCTGCTCGCCCAGGAGCACCGGGAGGACCTGGCCTCGGGGCTGCCCGAGGGCACCCCGATCGCCCACAAGAACGGCTGGGTACGCGGTGTCCGGCACGGTGCCGGCGTGGTCTACCCGCCCGACGCGCCGCCGTACGTGATCGTCGTCTGCACCACCACCGACCTGGCCGACGGCGGGCCGGACGGTGAGCAGGTGGAGGATGACGCGTGCCGGCTGATCGCCGACATCTCGGCCCAGGTCTGGGCCGCCCGCCACGACCTCACGGCCTGA
- a CDS encoding cellulose binding domain-containing protein, producing MRLRARYRPLTLGCAAATLLAGAVVALPAAHAATTACTVTWQPTNDWGSGATVDVTVTNHGASLTGWTLGWTFPGTQQVTSSWNGSYQQTGAAVTLRNADWNATLGTGASATAGVSLNYTGGNPAPTAFTLNGDPCTGPSTSPSTSPSTSPSPSTSPSTSPSTSPSPTGDPNPTDPPGIGRVTRQGTKLLLDGRPFRFGGVNLSWLGLDENVGGIAYPTTFRIDDGLDTAKAMGATVVRSHTLGISTAHPLTLEPKLGQFNDQAFASIDYAVAAAKARRLHLVVPLTDNWHWYHGGRHDFTDWLGLPEDAFYTDPRAVAAFEAYIDHLLNHVNPYTKTAFKDEPAVLAWELGNELTGVNTTWIRTISAHLKQLSPQTLVASHWSGQEYGVDEVDIVDAHYYPFNSADQIRNDARDITSHGKVYLAGEYGSTDVTSAKLDPLVGDPNVTGALFWQIFPHRDDFGYVQHNDGYTLHYPGDDATMRGRADAIRRFQYAMSGVTVPPVPAPGAPLLTSAQRTGGGVALAWRGSTTAARYTVRRSTTGADGPWTTICDKCASDNNTPWTDTAAPATAAWYQVTGYTADGVAGPASPALKTGEGSTIGTTLWDFESGTDGWAGTNLAGGPWSVTDWATSGTHSLKGDLTLGARTAYLARTGTLDLSGRTTLRVSAKLAGWGNAGSGIQVKVYVKTGASWTWYDGGPATLTTAGATLTLSLAGVANLGDVREVGVQVVSPADSSGTSAVYLDNVTVA from the coding sequence ATGCGCCTCCGCGCCCGGTACCGACCCCTCACCCTCGGCTGCGCCGCCGCCACCCTGCTGGCCGGCGCCGTGGTCGCCCTGCCCGCGGCGCACGCCGCCACCACCGCCTGCACGGTCACCTGGCAGCCCACCAACGACTGGGGCAGCGGCGCCACCGTCGACGTCACCGTCACCAACCACGGCGCGAGCCTGACCGGCTGGACGCTCGGCTGGACCTTCCCCGGCACCCAGCAGGTCACCTCCAGCTGGAACGGCAGCTACCAGCAGACCGGCGCGGCGGTGACCCTGCGCAACGCCGACTGGAACGCCACCCTCGGCACCGGCGCGTCCGCCACCGCCGGCGTCAGCCTCAACTACACCGGTGGCAACCCCGCGCCCACGGCCTTCACCCTCAACGGCGACCCGTGCACCGGCCCGTCGACCAGCCCCAGCACCTCGCCGAGCACCAGCCCGAGCCCCAGCACGTCGCCCAGCACCAGCCCGAGCACCAGTCCCAGCCCGACCGGCGACCCGAACCCGACCGACCCGCCCGGCATCGGCCGGGTCACCCGGCAGGGCACCAAGCTGCTGCTCGACGGGCGGCCGTTCCGCTTCGGCGGGGTCAACCTGAGCTGGCTCGGGCTGGACGAGAACGTCGGCGGCATCGCCTACCCGACGACCTTCCGGATCGACGACGGCCTGGACACCGCCAAGGCGATGGGCGCGACCGTGGTCCGCTCGCACACCCTCGGCATCTCCACCGCGCACCCGCTGACCCTGGAACCGAAGCTCGGCCAGTTCAACGACCAGGCCTTCGCCAGCATCGACTACGCCGTCGCCGCCGCCAAGGCACGCAGGCTGCACCTGGTCGTGCCGCTGACCGACAACTGGCACTGGTACCACGGCGGCCGGCACGACTTCACCGACTGGCTGGGCCTGCCCGAGGACGCCTTCTACACCGACCCGCGGGCGGTCGCCGCGTTCGAGGCGTACATCGACCACCTGCTCAACCACGTCAACCCGTACACGAAGACGGCCTTCAAGGACGAGCCGGCGGTGCTCGCCTGGGAGCTGGGCAACGAGCTGACCGGGGTGAACACCACCTGGATCCGGACCATCTCCGCGCACCTCAAGCAGCTCTCCCCGCAGACCCTGGTCGCCTCGCACTGGAGCGGCCAGGAGTACGGCGTCGACGAGGTGGACATCGTGGACGCCCACTACTACCCGTTCAACTCCGCCGACCAGATCCGCAACGACGCCCGGGACATCACCTCGCACGGCAAGGTCTACCTGGCCGGCGAGTACGGCTCCACCGACGTCACCAGCGCCAAGCTCGACCCGCTGGTCGGCGACCCGAACGTCACCGGGGCGCTGTTCTGGCAGATCTTCCCGCACCGCGACGACTTCGGGTACGTGCAGCACAACGACGGCTACACCCTGCACTACCCGGGTGACGACGCCACGATGCGCGGCCGCGCCGACGCCATCCGCCGCTTCCAGTACGCGATGAGCGGTGTCACCGTGCCGCCGGTACCGGCGCCCGGCGCCCCGCTGCTGACCAGCGCCCAGCGCACCGGCGGCGGGGTGGCCCTGGCCTGGCGCGGCTCCACCACCGCCGCCCGCTACACCGTGCGCCGCTCCACCACCGGCGCCGACGGGCCGTGGACCACCATCTGCGACAAGTGCGCCTCGGACAACAACACCCCGTGGACCGACACCGCCGCCCCGGCCACCGCCGCCTGGTACCAGGTCACCGGCTACACCGCCGACGGCGTCGCCGGCCCGGCCTCACCGGCGCTGAAGACCGGCGAGGGCTCCACCATCGGCACCACCCTCTGGGACTTCGAGTCCGGCACCGACGGCTGGGCCGGCACCAACCTGGCCGGCGGCCCCTGGTCGGTCACCGACTGGGCCACCTCCGGCACCCACTCGCTCAAGGGCGACCTCACCCTCGGCGCGCGGACCGCGTACCTGGCCCGGACCGGGACGCTCGACCTGAGCGGCCGGACCACCCTGCGGGTGTCGGCCAAGCTCGCCGGCTGGGGCAACGCCGGCAGCGGCATCCAGGTCAAGGTGTACGTCAAGACCGGCGCCTCGTGGACCTGGTACGACGGTGGACCGGCCACCCTGACCACCGCCGGCGCCACGCTCACCCTCAGCCTCGCCGGGGTGGCCAACCTCGGCGACGTCCGGGAGGTCGGCGTGCAGGTGGTCAGCCCCGCCGACAGCAGCGGCACCTCCGCCGTCTACCTCGACAACGTGACCGTGGCCTGA
- a CDS encoding tyrosine-protein phosphatase — translation MAQRDWALVGAPNARDLGGLPAAGGRRVRVGRLIRTPALGRLTDEDLPVLGKLAPACVVDLRDASEQDVAPPDRLVGDPRVVHLPVHDPAHPVFTYVSAVLLGHDLGAYDELAAEGTPAAMAAIYRWFVTGESARAGFGAAVRLAARERNLPLLFHCSAGKDRTGWLAVVLLTALGVDDAAIRDDYLRHNELTVSLREVLLDAMTRRQPDLDPAAVRPVLEVRPEYLDAAYDEVLRVHGSFGAYLRDGLGVTDELIEDLRDTLLE, via the coding sequence ATGGCGCAGCGGGACTGGGCACTGGTGGGCGCACCGAACGCCCGTGACCTGGGCGGCCTGCCCGCGGCCGGCGGGCGGCGGGTACGCGTGGGCCGGCTGATCCGGACCCCCGCGCTGGGTCGGCTCACCGACGAGGACCTGCCGGTGCTCGGCAAGCTCGCCCCCGCCTGCGTGGTGGACCTGCGGGACGCCTCCGAGCAGGACGTCGCCCCGCCGGACCGGCTGGTCGGCGATCCCCGGGTGGTGCACCTGCCGGTGCACGATCCGGCGCACCCGGTCTTCACGTACGTCTCGGCGGTGCTGCTCGGCCACGACCTGGGCGCGTACGACGAGCTGGCGGCCGAGGGCACGCCGGCGGCGATGGCGGCGATCTACCGGTGGTTCGTCACCGGGGAGTCGGCGCGGGCCGGGTTCGGGGCGGCGGTGCGGCTGGCGGCGCGGGAGCGGAACCTGCCGTTGCTGTTCCACTGCTCGGCCGGCAAGGACCGCACCGGCTGGCTGGCGGTCGTGCTGCTCACCGCGCTGGGCGTGGACGACGCGGCGATCCGGGACGACTACCTGCGGCACAACGAGCTCACGGTGAGCCTGCGGGAGGTGCTGCTGGACGCGATGACCCGGCGGCAGCCGGACCTGGACCCGGCGGCGGTCCGCCCGGTGCTGGAGGTGCGGCCGGAGTACCTGGACGCCGCGTACGACGAGGTGCTGCGGGTGCACGGCTCGTTCGGGGCGTACCTGCGCGACGGCCTGGGCGTCACCGACGAGCTGATCGAGGACCTGCGGGACACCCTGCTGGAGTGA
- a CDS encoding mandelate racemase/muconate lactonizing enzyme family protein, translating to MTIAAVRTHRLSAPLHTPFVTALRRATTVDTLVVELIDDDGRSGFGEAPQIWQVTGASVAGAEACVREVIAPALAGRDADDLVARCGEVQRAVAGNESAKAAVDAALHDLAARRLGVPLVRLLGGTALRVPTDVTLAAGDAVELAAAARQRRAEGFGVLKLKVGTDAGGDLERVRAVRAAVGPDVRLRLDANQGWTPREAVRIIRGIADAGLDVELVEQPVSRWDLDGLAWVSDRVELPVLADESVFGVRDLVEVIRRRAADMVNVKLAKCGGLHAARTLLELAAAHGVGTVVGSMMETQVGIGAAASLVAAYGTTAVSDLDAAWWLAWSPVRGGIRYDGATVLLPDSPGLGITSVSEVKMQTRG from the coding sequence ATGACGATCGCCGCGGTACGCACCCACCGGCTTTCCGCCCCCTTACACACCCCGTTCGTCACCGCGCTGCGCCGCGCCACCACGGTGGACACCCTGGTCGTGGAGCTGATCGACGACGACGGACGGTCCGGTTTCGGCGAGGCGCCGCAGATCTGGCAGGTGACCGGGGCGTCCGTCGCCGGGGCGGAGGCGTGCGTACGGGAGGTCATCGCGCCGGCCCTCGCCGGGCGGGACGCCGACGACCTGGTGGCCCGCTGCGGCGAGGTGCAGCGGGCGGTGGCCGGCAACGAGTCGGCCAAGGCGGCCGTCGACGCGGCGCTGCACGACCTGGCCGCGCGCCGGCTCGGCGTACCCCTGGTGCGGTTGCTCGGTGGCACCGCCCTGCGGGTGCCGACGGACGTCACGCTGGCCGCCGGCGACGCGGTCGAACTCGCCGCGGCGGCCCGGCAGCGGCGGGCCGAGGGGTTCGGCGTGCTGAAGCTGAAGGTCGGCACGGACGCCGGCGGTGACCTCGAGCGGGTCCGGGCGGTCCGGGCCGCGGTCGGGCCGGACGTCCGGCTCCGGCTGGACGCCAACCAGGGGTGGACGCCGCGCGAGGCGGTCCGGATCATTCGCGGCATCGCCGACGCCGGGCTGGACGTCGAGCTGGTCGAGCAGCCCGTCTCCCGCTGGGACCTGGACGGGCTGGCCTGGGTCAGCGACCGGGTGGAGCTGCCCGTTCTCGCCGACGAGTCCGTCTTCGGCGTGCGGGACCTGGTCGAGGTGATCCGCCGCCGGGCGGCCGACATGGTCAACGTCAAGCTGGCCAAGTGCGGTGGCCTGCACGCCGCCCGCACGCTGCTGGAGCTGGCCGCGGCGCACGGCGTGGGCACGGTGGTCGGTTCGATGATGGAGACCCAGGTGGGCATCGGCGCGGCGGCCAGCCTGGTCGCCGCCTACGGCACCACCGCCGTCTCCGACCTCGACGCCGCCTGGTGGCTGGCCTGGTCGCCGGTGCGCGGCGGCATCCGGTACGACGGCGCGACGGTGCTCCTGCCCGACTCCCCGGGTCTCGGCATCACGTCCGTCTCTGAAGTAAAGATGCAGACTCGTGGTTGA
- a CDS encoding C40 family peptidase, translated as MGVELQPGREAVVRVPVATLWTSPDAVRPVDRPALGDTPDTAAWVAGMDHDQQVGECVLSQLLLGERVVVTESRPDGWARVVALGQPAAARDPRGYPGWLPAAQLTLPPAAGVGTPGTPLVVDALTTSLHAAADGPVALTGVALGTRLTPGCPPVNGWRPVHVPGHAGQLWAAEADVALLPAERPEAKEALAVAERFRDVPYVWGGLTRHGIDCSGLVHLAWRRLGLVLPRDADDQAEATTPLALGDERPGDLYFFARPGRRIHHVGIVTGEPRDGQRRMVHACYRRRRVLEEALPADRVATLVGAHRV; from the coding sequence GTGGGCGTGGAGCTGCAACCGGGCCGCGAGGCCGTCGTCCGGGTGCCCGTGGCGACCCTCTGGACCTCCCCCGACGCGGTACGCCCCGTCGACCGTCCCGCGCTGGGCGACACCCCGGACACCGCCGCCTGGGTCGCCGGCATGGACCACGACCAGCAGGTCGGCGAGTGCGTGCTGAGCCAACTCCTGCTCGGCGAGCGGGTGGTGGTCACCGAGTCCCGCCCGGACGGCTGGGCACGGGTCGTCGCGCTCGGCCAGCCGGCCGCCGCCCGCGACCCACGCGGCTACCCCGGCTGGCTGCCCGCGGCGCAGCTGACCCTCCCGCCGGCCGCCGGCGTCGGGACGCCGGGCACGCCGCTGGTGGTCGACGCGCTCACCACCAGCCTGCACGCCGCCGCCGACGGACCGGTGGCGCTCACCGGCGTCGCCCTCGGCACCCGGCTCACCCCGGGCTGCCCACCGGTGAACGGGTGGCGCCCGGTCCACGTCCCCGGGCACGCCGGGCAGCTCTGGGCAGCGGAGGCGGACGTGGCGCTGCTGCCCGCCGAACGGCCGGAGGCGAAGGAGGCACTCGCCGTGGCCGAGCGGTTCCGGGACGTGCCGTACGTGTGGGGCGGCCTCACCCGCCACGGCATCGACTGCTCGGGGCTGGTCCACCTGGCCTGGCGGCGGCTCGGGCTGGTCCTCCCCCGCGACGCCGACGACCAGGCCGAGGCCACCACCCCGCTGGCCCTCGGTGACGAGCGCCCCGGCGACCTCTACTTCTTCGCCCGGCCCGGGCGACGGATCCACCACGTCGGCATCGTCACCGGCGAGCCGCGCGACGGTCAGCGGCGGATGGTGCACGCCTGCTACCGGCGGCGCCGGGTGCTGGAGGAGGCGCTGCCCGCCGACCGGGTGGCCACCCTGGTCGGCGCGCACCGGGTCTGA
- a CDS encoding TerC family protein: MNVSGYVWAGTLVAMTAVLLVDLLIIGRRPHEPSVRESSLWVAFYVGLALLFGVGLWFTAGASVAGQFYTGWLTEYSLSVDNLFVFVIIMGRFAVPRQFQQKVLLIGIVLALVMRGGFIAAGAALIAQFSWVFYIFGAFLIYTAINLARQGEPDEDEFSENLLIRWSRKALPLSRTFDGAKLTTHENGRRLFTPMLIVMIAIGTTDLIFALDSIPAIFGITQEPYLVFTANVFALMGLRQLYFLLGGLLDRLIYLSYGLAVVLGFIGVKLVLEALADNNLPFVNGGEHVAWAPHIPIWLSLLVILGTLAVATAASLVKSSRDRRRELAEARR; the protein is encoded by the coding sequence TTGAACGTGTCCGGATACGTGTGGGCCGGGACTCTCGTCGCGATGACGGCCGTCCTGCTCGTCGACCTGCTGATCATCGGCCGTCGACCGCACGAGCCCAGCGTCCGTGAGTCGAGCCTGTGGGTCGCCTTCTATGTCGGGCTGGCCCTGCTCTTCGGCGTGGGGCTCTGGTTCACCGCCGGTGCCAGCGTGGCGGGCCAGTTCTACACCGGGTGGCTCACCGAGTACAGCCTCTCGGTGGACAACCTCTTCGTCTTCGTGATCATCATGGGCCGGTTCGCGGTGCCCCGGCAGTTCCAGCAGAAGGTGCTGCTCATCGGCATCGTGTTGGCGCTGGTGATGCGCGGTGGCTTCATCGCCGCCGGCGCCGCGCTGATCGCCCAGTTCTCCTGGGTCTTCTACATCTTCGGCGCGTTCCTGATCTACACCGCGATCAATCTGGCCCGGCAGGGCGAGCCGGACGAGGACGAGTTCAGCGAGAACCTGCTGATCCGGTGGAGCCGTAAGGCGCTGCCGCTGTCGCGGACCTTCGACGGCGCGAAGTTGACCACCCACGAGAACGGCCGGCGGCTCTTCACCCCGATGCTGATCGTGATGATCGCCATCGGCACCACCGACCTGATCTTCGCGCTGGACTCGATCCCGGCGATCTTCGGCATCACCCAGGAGCCGTACCTGGTCTTCACCGCGAACGTGTTCGCGCTGATGGGGCTGCGGCAGCTCTACTTCCTGCTCGGTGGCCTGCTGGACCGGCTGATCTATCTCAGCTACGGCCTGGCGGTGGTGCTCGGCTTCATCGGGGTCAAGCTGGTGCTGGAGGCCCTGGCCGACAACAACCTGCCGTTCGTCAACGGCGGCGAGCACGTGGCCTGGGCACCGCACATCCCGATCTGGCTCTCGCTGCTGGTCATCCTCGGTACCCTCGCCGTGGCCACCGCCGCGAGCCTGGTCAAGTCGTCCCGGGACCGCCGCCGGGAGCTGGCCGAAGCCCGGCGCTGA
- a CDS encoding GNAT family N-acetyltransferase, which translates to MVEPGVAFAHLAVDDTTGEVVGYTLWCLVYSTWRGTAIHVDDIYVRQDAVGRGVDRALLHTLAALCAERGYRHMQWWGRVTNEPTAAFYRSLGAEIPSVQGKELTIFRLSGAPWRTSPARSDPAIDHGAGAPARAGVIPPTGTVQCITGAIRTLEMHCAGPMVNNGGRGGEYSPATKSSARTSADPGDTPRLRRSPTRHRAGGGRDLRQSPQSASTHPGLSLGVRCARRCVSAGGWN; encoded by the coding sequence TTGGTCGAGCCCGGTGTGGCCTTCGCCCACCTCGCCGTCGACGACACGACCGGCGAGGTCGTCGGGTACACCCTCTGGTGCCTGGTCTACAGCACCTGGCGCGGCACCGCGATCCACGTCGACGACATCTACGTCCGGCAGGACGCGGTCGGTCGTGGCGTCGACCGGGCTCTGCTGCACACGCTGGCCGCCCTGTGCGCCGAGCGCGGATACCGCCACATGCAGTGGTGGGGTCGGGTGACCAACGAGCCGACCGCGGCCTTCTACCGGTCGCTCGGCGCGGAGATCCCCTCGGTGCAGGGCAAGGAGCTGACCATCTTCCGCCTCTCCGGCGCCCCCTGGCGGACCTCGCCGGCGCGGTCTGACCCGGCGATAGACCACGGCGCCGGAGCCCCGGCGCGCGCGGGTGTGATCCCGCCCACCGGCACGGTGCAGTGCATCACGGGGGCAATCCGGACCCTGGAGATGCACTGCGCGGGTCCGATGGTGAACAATGGCGGCCGAGGAGGGGAGTATTCCCCCGCGACGAAGTCGTCAGCACGGACGTCCGCCGACCCTGGCGACACGCCCCGGCTCCGTCGGTCGCCGACCCGTCACCGGGCCGGCGGCGGAAGAGACCTCCGACAGTCACCACAGTCAGCGTCGACGCACCCCGGCCTCTCACTCGGCGTACGGTGTGCCCGACGCTGCGTGTCTGCCGGAGGATGGAATTGA
- a CDS encoding AMP-binding protein, translated as MSTSLAKDVTAHATHRPDAAALLFGSAGERVVTYAELVETADRVAAELADRYPDPRRPLALQAAKSPMTFATVLACLRQGRPLLLAATELGR; from the coding sequence ATGTCCACATCCTTGGCCAAAGACGTCACCGCGCACGCGACGCACCGCCCGGACGCCGCGGCGCTGCTGTTCGGCAGCGCCGGGGAACGCGTCGTCACGTACGCGGAACTGGTCGAGACGGCGGACCGGGTCGCCGCGGAACTGGCCGACCGGTATCCGGACCCGCGACGGCCGCTCGCCCTCCAGGCGGCGAAGTCGCCCATGACGTTCGCCACGGTGCTGGCCTGCCTGCGGCAGGGACGGCCGCTGCTGCTCGCCGCCACGGAACTCGGCCGGTAA